A section of the Streptomyces sp. NBC_01363 genome encodes:
- a CDS encoding inositol-3-phosphate synthase: MLAPAVRTGVWFIGARGSVATTATAGCAAVAAGLHPAAGMVTETPPFTDSGLPALTSLVFGGHDTAGCPLPKRAEALAAGGVLPHGLPSAVHAELAAADAGIRPGGPLPGDTRGDEELITAFAADLTDFGHRHDLARTVVINVASTEPVPDPGEQRLPASSLYAAAALRAGCPYINFTPSTGLRTPALQDAVAACGLPHAGRDGKTGQTLLRSVLAPMFVQRALPVRAWSGTNLLGGGDGAALADPGAAAAKNAGKERVLADTLGTAPEGEVHIDDVPALGDWKTAWDHIAFDGFLGARMVLQTTWQGCDSALAAPLVLDLARLVARAHERGMSGPLPQLGFYFKDPDGGPAALFEQYLALLAFAETLRGER, translated from the coding sequence GTGTTAGCACCCGCCGTACGTACCGGAGTCTGGTTCATCGGAGCACGCGGCTCCGTCGCCACCACCGCCACCGCGGGGTGCGCGGCGGTCGCGGCAGGGCTCCACCCGGCGGCAGGCATGGTCACCGAGACCCCACCCTTCACCGACAGCGGGCTGCCCGCACTCACCTCACTGGTCTTCGGCGGACACGACACCGCAGGCTGCCCGCTGCCCAAGCGGGCCGAGGCACTGGCGGCCGGTGGAGTGCTGCCGCACGGTCTGCCCTCGGCGGTGCACGCCGAACTGGCCGCCGCGGACGCGGGGATACGGCCCGGCGGCCCGTTGCCCGGCGACACCCGAGGCGACGAGGAACTCATCACCGCGTTCGCCGCCGACCTCACCGACTTCGGACACCGGCACGACCTGGCCAGGACGGTCGTCATCAACGTGGCGTCCACGGAACCCGTCCCGGACCCCGGCGAACAGAGGCTGCCCGCCAGCTCGCTCTACGCGGCGGCGGCACTGAGGGCCGGCTGCCCCTACATCAACTTCACCCCCTCCACCGGGCTGCGCACCCCCGCCCTCCAGGACGCCGTCGCGGCCTGCGGACTTCCTCACGCGGGCCGCGACGGCAAGACCGGTCAGACGCTGCTCCGCTCCGTACTCGCCCCGATGTTCGTGCAACGCGCCCTGCCCGTACGGGCCTGGTCGGGCACCAACCTGCTCGGCGGCGGGGACGGAGCGGCGCTGGCCGACCCGGGCGCGGCGGCCGCCAAGAACGCCGGCAAGGAACGCGTCCTCGCCGACACCCTGGGCACCGCCCCCGAGGGCGAGGTCCACATCGACGACGTACCGGCCCTCGGCGACTGGAAGACCGCCTGGGACCACATCGCGTTCGACGGGTTCCTCGGTGCGCGGATGGTGCTCCAGACCACCTGGCAGGGCTGCGACTCCGCACTGGCCGCGCCCCTGGTCCTGGACCTGGCCAGGCTGGTGGCCCGCGCCCACGAGCGGGGCATGAGCGGCCCCCTGCCCCAGCTCGGCTTCTACTTCAAGGACCCGGACGGCGGCCCGGCCGCGCTCTTCGAGCAGTACCTGGCGCTGCTCGCCTTCGCCGAGACGCTGCGGGGGGAACGGTGA
- a CDS encoding sugar phosphate isomerase/epimerase, producing MTIRYGYGTNGLTDLRLDDALGLLADLGYDGVGLTLDHMHLDPLAPDIATRTRHVASRLQELGLGVTVETGARYVLDPRRKHGPSLLDPDPEARAARTRLLVRAVGIAADLGAHAVHCFSGITPPDTTPDTAWQRLTGSLAPVLEAADRSGIPLAIEPEPGHLLANLADFHHLRVLSGDPPPLGLTLDIGHCQCLEPALPVDCVHDAAPWLRHVQIEDMRRGVHEHLPFGEGEIDFPPVLEALDTLSDTGYRGLTVVELPRHSHAGPELARTSIEFLREHGPSSHSPSSDSPSSR from the coding sequence ATGACGATCCGCTACGGCTACGGCACCAACGGGCTCACCGACCTCCGCCTGGACGACGCCCTCGGACTCCTCGCCGACCTCGGGTACGACGGGGTCGGCCTGACCCTCGACCACATGCACCTCGACCCCCTCGCCCCGGACATCGCCACCCGCACCCGACACGTGGCGTCGAGGCTCCAGGAGCTGGGGCTCGGCGTCACGGTCGAGACCGGTGCCCGCTACGTCCTCGACCCACGCCGCAAGCACGGCCCGTCCCTCCTCGACCCGGACCCGGAGGCCCGCGCCGCCCGCACCCGGCTGCTCGTCCGGGCCGTTGGCATCGCCGCCGACCTCGGCGCCCACGCCGTGCACTGCTTCAGCGGCATCACCCCACCGGACACCACCCCCGACACCGCCTGGCAGCGGCTCACCGGCTCCCTCGCACCGGTCCTGGAGGCGGCCGACCGTTCCGGCATTCCCCTGGCGATCGAACCCGAGCCCGGACACCTCCTCGCCAACCTCGCCGACTTCCACCATCTGCGCGTCCTCAGCGGAGATCCGCCACCGCTCGGGCTCACCCTCGACATCGGCCACTGCCAGTGCCTGGAGCCCGCCCTGCCCGTCGACTGCGTCCACGACGCCGCGCCCTGGCTGCGCCACGTCCAGATCGAGGACATGCGCCGCGGCGTCCATGAACACCTCCCGTTCGGCGAGGGCGAGATCGACTTCCCGCCCGTACTCGAAGCACTCGACACCCTCTCCGACACCGGATACCGCGGTCTCACCGTCGTCGAACTGCCCCGCCACTCGCACGCCGGCCCCGAACTCGCCCGCACCTCCATCGAGTTCCTCCGCGAACACGGTCCGTCGAGCCACAGTCCGTCGAGCGACAGTCCATCGAGCCGCTGA
- a CDS encoding EboA domain-containing protein yields the protein MPMSPTTPPLLTREELDAQLGGAARAWLDEALAEAEHSATHQDAEQPGGPYAAPSWELRYAAAGRHCGLEHADSVRALLLIEARAALPALTRLYEQGTAAERRAVLLTLHRLDLGPTALPVVEDALRTNDTRLIAAAVGPYAATHLDPHSWRHAILKCLFTGVPVDAVDGLARRARGDAELARMLGDFAAERIAASRSVPADLTRVLELTTPGAAAPTEES from the coding sequence ATGCCGATGTCCCCGACGACCCCCCCGCTGCTGACCCGCGAGGAACTCGACGCACAGCTCGGCGGAGCCGCGCGCGCCTGGCTCGACGAGGCCCTCGCCGAGGCGGAGCACTCCGCCACCCACCAGGACGCCGAACAGCCCGGCGGACCGTACGCCGCCCCGTCGTGGGAACTGCGGTACGCCGCAGCCGGCCGGCACTGCGGACTCGAACACGCCGACTCCGTACGCGCCCTGCTGCTCATCGAAGCCCGTGCCGCGCTGCCCGCCCTGACCAGGCTCTACGAACAGGGCACCGCCGCCGAACGACGGGCCGTCCTGCTCACCCTGCACCGCCTCGACCTCGGCCCCACCGCCCTTCCCGTCGTCGAGGACGCCCTGCGCACCAACGACACCCGGCTGATCGCCGCGGCCGTCGGTCCGTACGCCGCCACCCATCTCGATCCGCACAGCTGGCGCCACGCCATTCTCAAGTGCCTCTTCACCGGGGTCCCCGTCGACGCCGTCGACGGACTGGCCCGACGCGCTCGCGGCGACGCCGAACTCGCCCGCATGCTCGGCGACTTCGCCGCCGAACGCATCGCGGCAAGCCGCAGCGTCCCCGCCGATCTCACCCGCGTCCTCGAACTCACCACCCCCGGTGCCGCCGCCCCCACGGAGGAGTCCTGA
- a CDS encoding SCO3242 family prenyltransferase codes for MHAWAELLRVSALFTVPGDALAGATASGRRPDRGTVLAVGASLCLYEAGMALNDWADREEDAIDRPHRPIPSGRIAPGAALAAAGALTAAGLGLAAGAGRPALAVATGLAATVWAYDLRLKHTPAGPAAMAAARGLDLLLGATATGAAKRAMGARAGSGAVPGPGTDSGPGTDSGPGTDSGPGTDFGPGAAAGPESAGRGSVRAALPAAGLLGAHTYAVTAVSRHEAHGGSTTAPLAALAVVAALGAAAVHEQRGRCGAQETDPRTGSGSQDESPRPHPSHRSPTPLAPTAPGLVRTALTGSYFRTAAVPLLHAALNPSPTLTQRAVGGGIRAMIPLQAALAARAGAVGTGLAVMGLVPIARTLARKVSPT; via the coding sequence ATACACGCCTGGGCGGAACTGCTACGGGTATCCGCCCTCTTCACCGTCCCCGGCGACGCGCTCGCCGGGGCGACGGCGAGCGGCCGGCGCCCCGACCGCGGAACCGTGCTCGCCGTCGGCGCCTCGCTCTGCCTGTACGAGGCGGGCATGGCGCTCAACGACTGGGCCGACCGCGAGGAGGACGCCATCGACCGCCCGCACCGGCCGATCCCCTCGGGCCGGATCGCACCCGGTGCGGCCCTCGCGGCGGCGGGCGCGCTGACGGCCGCGGGGCTGGGCCTCGCCGCCGGGGCCGGCCGCCCGGCCCTCGCGGTGGCCACGGGGCTGGCGGCGACCGTGTGGGCGTACGACCTCCGGTTGAAGCACACCCCGGCCGGGCCGGCCGCGATGGCGGCGGCACGCGGCCTGGACCTGCTGCTCGGGGCCACCGCAACCGGGGCGGCGAAGCGGGCCATGGGGGCGCGGGCGGGTTCGGGAGCCGTCCCCGGCCCGGGAACCGACTCCGGCCCGGGAACCGACTCCGGCCCGGGAACCGACTCCGGCCCGGGAACCGACTTCGGCCCGGGAGCCGCCGCTGGGCCGGAATCGGCTGGGCGCGGTTCCGTCCGCGCGGCCCTTCCGGCCGCCGGCCTGCTGGGCGCGCACACCTACGCCGTCACCGCCGTTTCCCGGCACGAGGCGCACGGCGGATCCACCACCGCACCCCTCGCCGCGCTCGCGGTCGTGGCCGCACTGGGCGCGGCGGCCGTGCACGAGCAGCGCGGGCGGTGCGGAGCCCAGGAGACGGACCCGCGCACGGGGAGCGGCAGCCAGGACGAGTCGCCCCGCCCGCACCCCTCGCACCGATCACCGACGCCCCTCGCCCCCACCGCCCCCGGTCTCGTGCGCACCGCGCTCACCGGCTCCTACTTCCGGACCGCCGCGGTCCCCCTCCTCCACGCCGCGCTCAACCCGTCCCCGACACTCACCCAGCGCGCCGTCGGCGGTGGCATCCGGGCGATGATCCCGCTCCAGGCCGCCCTCGCCGCCCGCGCGGGAGCGGTCGGCACGGGGCTCGCCGTCATGGGACTCGTACCGATCGCCCGCACCCTCGCCCGGAAGGTGAGCCCGACATGA